A single region of the Streptomyces sp. NBC_01381 genome encodes:
- a CDS encoding SMI1/KNR4 family protein, with protein MGGIWTGVRERVLALREAPNRRLVFGADAGRHGHGFELSPVLTEEQVRAVEQRLGFGFPPEYRSFLLEVGEGGAGPDYGLFPVRPMGPAAAEPAAPQGTVPEGTVPEGAPAEDTAPEARRHEPPFRPELTQELDAHESAEPQRAAYADTTEGEARFVRDYRAWDARHDELHDELTEGTLCVSEQGCAYYTLLAVTGPERGTMWDDVRAVGEGVVPIRHKGKDKERVTFAEWYLHWLAHAERQALAEQPD; from the coding sequence GTGGGCGGGATCTGGACCGGGGTACGGGAACGCGTGCTCGCCCTGCGCGAGGCGCCGAACCGGCGGTTGGTGTTCGGCGCGGACGCCGGGCGACACGGCCATGGGTTCGAGCTGAGCCCGGTCCTGACCGAGGAGCAGGTGCGGGCGGTGGAGCAGCGGCTCGGCTTCGGCTTCCCGCCGGAGTACCGGAGCTTTCTCCTCGAGGTCGGCGAGGGCGGGGCGGGACCGGACTACGGGCTGTTCCCGGTGAGGCCGATGGGACCAGCCGCGGCCGAGCCAGCCGCGCCACAGGGCACCGTTCCCGAGGGCACGGTGCCGGAAGGTGCCCCTGCCGAGGACACCGCGCCGGAGGCCCGGCGCCACGAGCCGCCCTTCCGCCCTGAGCTCACCCAGGAACTGGACGCGCATGAATCCGCTGAACCTCAGCGAGCGGCCTACGCCGACACGACGGAGGGCGAGGCGAGGTTCGTGCGCGACTACCGCGCCTGGGACGCGCGCCACGACGAGCTCCACGACGAGCTGACCGAGGGCACCCTCTGCGTGAGCGAGCAGGGCTGCGCCTACTACACGCTGCTCGCCGTCACCGGCCCCGAGCGCGGCACGATGTGGGACGACGTGCGGGCGGTCGGCGAGGGAGTGGTTCCGATCCGGCACAAGGGCAAGGACAAGGAGCGGGTGACGTTCGCGGAGTGGTACCTGCACTGGCTGGCCCACGCGGAACGCCAGGCCCTGGCGGAACAGCCCGACTAG
- a CDS encoding phosphotransferase, which produces MGITGPLIGSGRTGDVFALDDDWVLRRYRGWGDAAREAVVMAYLHEKGYPVPQVREERATRSDLVMQRLSGPTMAEAGMRGSITPEDAGLLLARLLRDLHAIPARASAVAADHRVLHLDLHPENVILAPSGPMVIDWSNTEEGPPGMDWAMSALILAEVAVGDRAESGVGRAALAGLLSDIPAGLRLTADGHLAAARARRATNPTLSAAEVRRLGEAVDAVVELG; this is translated from the coding sequence ATGGGGATAACTGGTCCGTTGATCGGTTCCGGCCGCACCGGCGATGTCTTCGCACTGGACGACGACTGGGTGCTGCGGCGGTACCGAGGCTGGGGTGATGCCGCGCGCGAGGCCGTCGTCATGGCGTACCTCCATGAGAAGGGGTATCCCGTGCCGCAGGTGCGGGAGGAGAGGGCCACTCGCAGCGATCTGGTGATGCAGCGCCTCTCCGGGCCGACCATGGCGGAGGCGGGGATGCGGGGCTCGATCACGCCGGAGGACGCGGGGCTGTTGCTCGCCCGGCTGCTGCGCGACCTTCACGCGATTCCCGCGCGCGCTTCGGCCGTCGCCGCCGACCACCGTGTGCTGCACCTCGACCTCCACCCGGAGAACGTGATCCTGGCACCCAGCGGCCCGATGGTGATCGATTGGTCCAACACGGAGGAGGGGCCGCCCGGCATGGACTGGGCCATGTCGGCACTGATCCTCGCGGAGGTGGCGGTGGGCGACAGGGCCGAGTCGGGCGTGGGCCGTGCCGCCCTGGCCGGGCTCCTCTCGGACATCCCGGCCGGCCTGCGGCTGACGGCCGACGGCCACCTCGCGGCGGCCCGCGCCAGACGGGCCACCAATCCCACACTGAGCGCCGCCGAGGTGCGGCGCCTCGGCGAGGCGGTGGACGCTGTGGTGGAGCTGGGCTAG
- a CDS encoding hydrolase produces the protein MNFSATGATQSASTRRSSALTRRSMMGLAAAGLAAAVVAAPAPAQAGSTPPPTSAGVKARLPAPTGPHEIGTFSTRLVDRSRHDPWVPSQRYRELMVSVWYPAARTSDGDHRLAPYMAPGAAERWDSMSPHGIPKGAIDFAAMRTHARERAPVDMSGGRRPVVIYASGANDPRTWGTSAVEELASRGYVVLTIDHTYEAPLVQFPDGSVKDDAPLRKALEEAQPNEMPALLKKVLDVRVADSKFVLDRIDTLPHGLSKVVDARRVGMFGQSAGGIAAAETMYEDRRVKAGIDLDGTLEYNPEPNGTNLMPVARHGLDRPFLLMGRQGSDRTTEPSWREFWSHTTAWKRNLTLRGSMHQTYTDLASLLPQAGVSQKVIEENMGKVAPARAVAAQRAYVVSFFDRWLRGDDDHLLDGPSGRYPEVEFAG, from the coding sequence ATGAACTTTTCGGCGACTGGCGCGACGCAATCGGCTTCAACTCGACGCTCCTCGGCTCTGACTCGACGCTCGATGATGGGGCTCGCGGCGGCCGGCCTGGCGGCGGCTGTGGTGGCCGCCCCGGCCCCCGCCCAGGCAGGGTCCACTCCCCCGCCCACATCCGCCGGGGTCAAGGCGCGGCTTCCCGCACCCACGGGCCCGCACGAGATCGGTACGTTCTCGACGCGCCTCGTCGACCGTTCGCGGCACGACCCCTGGGTGCCCTCGCAGCGGTACCGCGAGCTGATGGTCAGCGTCTGGTACCCGGCGGCGCGGACGTCGGACGGCGACCACCGCCTGGCGCCGTACATGGCTCCAGGAGCGGCCGAGCGCTGGGACTCCATGTCACCGCACGGCATCCCCAAGGGCGCAATCGACTTCGCGGCGATGCGTACGCACGCCCGCGAAAGAGCCCCGGTGGACATGAGCGGCGGCCGACGCCCGGTGGTGATCTACGCCTCGGGCGCCAACGACCCGCGTACGTGGGGCACTTCAGCTGTCGAGGAGCTGGCGAGCCGCGGCTATGTGGTGCTGACGATCGACCACACCTATGAGGCTCCTTTGGTGCAGTTCCCCGACGGCTCGGTGAAGGACGACGCCCCGCTGCGCAAGGCGCTGGAGGAGGCACAGCCGAACGAGATGCCGGCCCTGCTGAAGAAGGTCCTCGACGTCCGGGTGGCCGACTCCAAGTTCGTCCTGGACCGCATCGACACCTTGCCGCACGGCCTCTCCAAGGTCGTCGACGCGCGGCGTGTGGGCATGTTCGGGCAGTCGGCGGGCGGCATAGCGGCCGCCGAGACGATGTACGAGGACCGTCGTGTGAAGGCGGGCATAGACCTGGACGGCACCTTGGAGTACAACCCCGAACCGAACGGCACGAACCTCATGCCGGTGGCCCGGCACGGCCTGGACCGCCCGTTCCTCCTGATGGGCAGGCAGGGCAGCGACCGCACGACGGAGCCGTCCTGGCGGGAGTTCTGGTCCCACACCACGGCCTGGAAGCGGAACCTGACCCTGCGCGGCTCGATGCACCAGACGTACACGGACCTGGCCTCGCTCCTGCCACAGGCCGGGGTGAGCCAGAAGGTGATCGAGGAGAACATGGGCAAGGTCGCCCCGGCTCGCGCGGTGGCGGCTCAACGGGCCTATGTCGTCTCGTTCTTCGACCGCTGGCTGCGGGGCGATGACGATCATCTGTTGGACGGGCCTTCGGGGAGGTATCCGGAGGTGGAGTTCGCCGGTTGA
- a CDS encoding succinate dehydrogenase/fumarate reductase iron-sulfur subunit, translated as MSSYDAQFKVWRGDLGGGGLEDFKVEVNDGEVVLDIIHRLQATQAPDLAVRWNCKAGKCGSCSAEINGRPRLMCMTRMSVFDPGDVITVTPLRAFPVVRDLVTDVGFNYTKAREVPAFVPPADLGPGEYRMMQEDVDRSQEFRKCIECFLCQDTCHVVRDHEENKAAFAGPRFLMRVAELDMHPLDAAAETGLDRKATAQDEHGLGYCNITKCCTEVCPEGIKITDNALIPLKERAVDRKYDPLVWLGSKIRRRGE; from the coding sequence GTGAGTTCGTACGACGCGCAATTCAAGGTCTGGCGCGGCGATCTCGGCGGCGGCGGCCTGGAGGACTTCAAGGTCGAGGTCAACGACGGCGAGGTCGTCCTCGACATCATCCACCGCCTCCAGGCCACCCAGGCACCCGACCTGGCGGTGCGCTGGAACTGCAAGGCGGGCAAGTGCGGTTCGTGCTCGGCGGAGATCAACGGTCGGCCGCGGCTGATGTGCATGACGCGGATGTCGGTGTTCGACCCCGGCGATGTCATCACGGTGACCCCGCTGCGGGCCTTCCCCGTGGTGCGCGACCTGGTGACGGACGTGGGCTTCAACTACACGAAGGCGCGCGAGGTCCCGGCCTTCGTGCCGCCCGCCGATCTCGGCCCCGGCGAGTACCGCATGATGCAGGAGGACGTGGACCGCTCCCAGGAGTTCCGCAAGTGCATCGAGTGCTTCCTGTGCCAGGACACCTGCCATGTGGTGCGCGACCACGAGGAGAACAAGGCGGCTTTCGCGGGGCCGCGCTTCCTGATGCGGGTCGCCGAGCTGGACATGCACCCGCTGGACGCGGCGGCGGAGACCGGCCTCGACCGCAAGGCCACCGCCCAGGACGAGCACGGGCTCGGCTACTGCAACATCACCAAGTGCTGCACGGAGGTCTGCCCCGAGGGCATCAAGATCACGGACAATGCGCTGATTCCCTTGAAGGAACGGGCGGTTGACCGCAAGTACGACCCGCTGGTGTGGCTGGGGAGCAAGATTCGGCGGCGGGGGGAGTAG
- a CDS encoding fumarate reductase/succinate dehydrogenase flavoprotein subunit, with protein MSQVERQQWDVVVVGAGGAGLRAAIEAREQGARTAVICKSLFGKAHTVMAEGGIAASMGNVNSGDNWQVHFRDTLRGGKFLNQWRMAELHAREAPDRVWELETWGALFDRTADGRISQRNFGGHEYPRLAHVGDRTGLELIRTLQQKIVSLQQEDEREYGDHEARLKVFQECTVTRVLKEESGVFGEEGRVSGTFCYDRESGRFFVLEAPSVVLATGGIGKSFKVTSNSWEYTGDGHALALLAGAPLLNMEFVQFHPTGMVWPPSVKGILVTESVRGDGGVLRNSEGKRFMFDYVPDVFKEKYAQSEEEGDRWYEDPDNNRRPPELLPRDEVARAINSEVKAGRGSPHGGVFLDVSTRMPAEVIRRRLPSMYHQFKELADVDITAEAMEVGPTCHYVMGGIAVDSDTASARRVPGLYAAGEVAGGMHGSNRLGGNSLSDLLVFGRRAGLHAARHASELSGARPLVDETQVDTAAAEALRPFSAEGPEDGTTPENPYTLHQELQQTMNDLVGIIRREAEMEQALEKLAELRVRARRAGVEGHRQFNPGWHLALDLRNMLLVSECVARAALERTESRGGHTREDHPAMNREWRRANLLCQLADPTGGLAATDPVRGQIDLVRVTTEPIRPDLLALFEKEELVKYLAEEELYE; from the coding sequence ATGTCTCAAGTGGAGCGGCAGCAGTGGGACGTTGTCGTGGTGGGGGCCGGGGGCGCGGGCCTGCGGGCCGCGATCGAGGCACGTGAGCAGGGCGCCCGTACGGCGGTGATCTGCAAGTCCCTGTTCGGCAAGGCCCATACGGTGATGGCCGAGGGCGGCATCGCGGCCTCCATGGGCAATGTGAACTCCGGAGACAACTGGCAGGTCCACTTCCGCGACACCCTGCGCGGCGGCAAGTTCCTCAACCAGTGGCGGATGGCCGAGCTGCACGCGCGTGAAGCACCCGACCGGGTCTGGGAGTTGGAGACCTGGGGCGCCCTGTTCGACCGCACGGCGGACGGGCGGATCTCCCAGCGCAACTTCGGAGGGCACGAGTACCCGCGCCTCGCGCACGTCGGCGACCGTACGGGTCTTGAGCTGATCCGTACGCTCCAGCAGAAAATCGTCTCCCTTCAACAGGAGGACGAGCGCGAATACGGCGACCACGAAGCGCGGTTGAAGGTCTTCCAGGAGTGCACCGTCACCCGCGTCCTGAAGGAGGAGAGCGGCGTCTTCGGCGAGGAGGGCCGGGTCAGCGGCACCTTCTGCTACGACCGCGAGTCCGGCCGCTTCTTCGTGCTCGAGGCCCCGAGCGTGGTCCTGGCGACCGGCGGCATCGGCAAGTCCTTCAAGGTGACGTCGAATTCCTGGGAGTACACGGGCGACGGCCACGCGCTCGCCCTGCTCGCCGGGGCGCCTCTCCTGAACATGGAGTTCGTGCAGTTCCACCCCACGGGGATGGTCTGGCCGCCCTCGGTGAAGGGCATCCTCGTCACCGAGTCCGTGCGGGGCGACGGCGGCGTACTGCGCAACTCCGAAGGCAAGCGGTTCATGTTCGACTACGTACCCGACGTCTTCAAGGAGAAGTACGCGCAGTCGGAGGAGGAGGGCGACCGCTGGTACGAGGATCCGGACAACAACCGCCGCCCCCCTGAACTGCTGCCGCGCGACGAAGTGGCGCGCGCCATCAACTCCGAGGTGAAGGCTGGCCGCGGATCACCGCACGGCGGGGTCTTCCTCGACGTCTCGACGCGCATGCCCGCCGAGGTCATCCGGCGCCGGCTCCCGTCCATGTACCACCAGTTCAAGGAGCTTGCGGACGTCGACATCACGGCCGAGGCGATGGAGGTCGGGCCGACCTGTCACTACGTGATGGGCGGCATCGCGGTCGACTCGGACACGGCGTCCGCGCGGCGCGTGCCGGGTCTGTACGCGGCCGGCGAGGTGGCGGGCGGCATGCACGGCTCCAACCGGCTCGGCGGCAACTCCCTCTCCGACCTGCTGGTCTTCGGGCGGCGCGCGGGACTGCACGCGGCGCGGCACGCGTCCGAACTCTCCGGGGCCAGGCCCCTGGTGGACGAGACGCAGGTGGACACGGCGGCGGCCGAGGCGCTGCGGCCGTTCAGCGCCGAGGGCCCCGAGGACGGGACCACGCCGGAGAATCCGTACACCCTCCACCAGGAACTCCAGCAGACGATGAACGACCTGGTCGGCATCATCCGCCGGGAGGCCGAGATGGAGCAGGCCCTGGAGAAGCTCGCCGAACTGCGGGTGCGGGCGCGCCGGGCGGGCGTCGAGGGCCACCGCCAGTTCAACCCCGGCTGGCACCTCGCGCTCGACCTGCGCAACATGCTCCTGGTCAGCGAGTGCGTGGCGCGGGCCGCCCTGGAGCGCACGGAGAGCCGGGGCGGGCACACCCGCGAGGACCATCCGGCGATGAACCGCGAGTGGCGCCGAGCGAATCTGCTCTGCCAACTGGCCGATCCGACGGGTGGGTTGGCGGCGACGGATCCCGTGCGCGGCCAGATCGACCTGGTGCGGGTCACGACCGAGCCCATCCGTCCCGACTTGCTCGCTCTCTTCGAGAAGGAGGAGCTGGTCAAGTACCTGGCTGAAGAGGAGCTCTACGAGTGA
- a CDS encoding ABC transporter family substrate-binding protein, whose product MSPDSVRLRSAVFLATGVLALPVLAACSSQDEAGAPTAEQDVAPAARDLVADGGTMNWAVDAVPETLNSFQSDADAGTTRVAGAVLPSMYRLDEQGRAQRNEDFLESAKVVEREPKQVVLYKLHQQAVWSDGREIGADDFAAQQRALSGKDSAYWTARNAGYDRIEKIERGANNLEVRVTFNKPYADWRSLFSPLYPKEVMGTPDTFNDGARAKLKVSAGPFAVQDFDRKAGEVTLTRNPRWWGRPAKLSKLVLREVPRGERAAALAAGQVDLAEIDAPEAGRILNAARDKGVQGPLSHGPETQLTPGKALRSWAIANGSDEEAAGTELRAREKTGKAIKKYADEQSGLRGYTVRKSLEPAYTQLALNGTEGPLADDRVRRAVARALDRDEIAKAVLTPLGLPAEPVGSHLALAGQQAYADNSGALGDQDTTEARALLADAGWVPGGPLKEKKEKTAGAEKGKSGSESGSGDSGDSGDSGDSDDGTYIVGEDDQKPGDSGTSVLAPAPAAAYQEAALTRQADSFTSRREADKEKKKDPGGHARQHTDKQAKKGGAPGAYAPKGTAAPAAPAAAPGGLMAKDGKPLTLRFVLPSGEGSESLRTVAERISRMLQKIGVRTETAKVADDSYFKDHIASGQYDLALYSWPASAFPATDARPIFAKPVPAADGSLNVEQNYTRVGTDHIDQLFDQALGELDEDENRALVRKADARIWAEAGSIPLYQRPQLVAARPNLANAGAFGFQSPHYEDIGFLKPGAKPSGKPEEK is encoded by the coding sequence ATGTCCCCAGACAGCGTCAGGCTGAGATCTGCCGTGTTCCTCGCCACGGGCGTGCTGGCGCTGCCCGTCCTCGCCGCCTGCAGCTCCCAGGACGAGGCCGGTGCCCCGACCGCGGAGCAGGACGTCGCTCCCGCCGCACGGGATCTCGTGGCCGACGGGGGGACCATGAACTGGGCCGTCGACGCGGTGCCGGAAACCCTCAACTCCTTCCAGTCGGACGCCGATGCGGGCACCACGCGGGTCGCGGGCGCGGTCCTGCCGTCGATGTACCGCCTGGACGAGCAGGGCAGGGCGCAGCGCAACGAGGACTTCCTGGAGTCCGCGAAGGTCGTCGAGCGCGAGCCGAAACAGGTCGTGCTCTACAAGCTGCACCAGCAGGCGGTGTGGAGCGACGGCCGGGAGATCGGCGCCGACGACTTCGCGGCGCAGCAGCGGGCGCTCTCCGGCAAGGACAGCGCGTACTGGACGGCTCGCAACGCCGGCTACGACCGCATCGAGAAGATCGAGCGCGGAGCGAACAACCTGGAGGTGCGCGTCACCTTCAACAAGCCCTATGCGGACTGGCGTTCGCTCTTCTCGCCGCTGTACCCGAAGGAGGTCATGGGCACCCCTGACACCTTCAACGACGGGGCGCGGGCCAAGCTCAAGGTGAGCGCGGGGCCGTTCGCCGTCCAGGACTTCGACCGCAAGGCGGGCGAGGTCACGCTGACCCGCAATCCGCGCTGGTGGGGCAGGCCCGCCAAGCTCTCCAAGCTGGTCCTGCGCGAGGTGCCGCGCGGCGAGCGGGCCGCAGCGCTCGCCGCCGGGCAGGTCGACCTCGCCGAGATCGACGCTCCGGAGGCGGGGCGCATCCTGAACGCCGCCCGTGACAAGGGCGTCCAGGGCCCGCTCTCGCATGGCCCCGAGACGCAGCTCACCCCGGGAAAGGCGCTGCGCTCCTGGGCGATCGCCAACGGCTCCGACGAGGAGGCGGCCGGCACCGAGCTGCGGGCCCGCGAGAAGACCGGCAAGGCGATCAAGAAGTACGCCGACGAACAGTCGGGCCTGCGGGGCTACACCGTCCGCAAGTCCCTCGAACCGGCCTACACCCAGCTCGCCCTCAACGGCACCGAGGGCCCGCTCGCCGACGACCGGGTGCGGCGCGCGGTGGCCCGCGCCCTCGACCGCGACGAGATCGCCAAGGCGGTCCTGACCCCGCTCGGCCTGCCCGCCGAGCCGGTCGGAAGCCATCTGGCCCTCGCGGGGCAGCAGGCGTACGCCGACAACAGCGGCGCACTGGGGGACCAGGACACCACCGAGGCGCGGGCGCTGCTCGCCGACGCGGGGTGGGTGCCGGGCGGCCCGCTGAAGGAGAAGAAGGAGAAGACGGCCGGCGCCGAGAAGGGGAAGTCCGGCTCGGAGTCCGGGTCCGGCGACTCGGGCGACTCCGGTGACTCCGGTGACTCCGACGACGGAACGTACATCGTCGGCGAGGACGACCAGAAGCCCGGCGACAGCGGCACCTCGGTGCTCGCGCCCGCTCCGGCAGCGGCCTACCAGGAAGCAGCGCTGACCCGCCAGGCGGATTCCTTCACGTCGCGGCGCGAGGCGGACAAGGAGAAGAAGAAGGACCCCGGCGGGCACGCCAGGCAGCACACCGACAAGCAGGCGAAGAAGGGCGGCGCTCCCGGGGCGTACGCCCCGAAGGGCACCGCCGCGCCGGCCGCGCCCGCCGCCGCGCCGGGCGGCCTCATGGCCAAGGACGGCAAGCCGCTCACGCTCCGCTTCGTCCTGCCTTCGGGCGAGGGCTCGGAGTCGCTGCGCACGGTGGCGGAACGTATCTCCAGAATGCTGCAGAAGATCGGCGTCCGTACGGAGACGGCGAAGGTCGCCGACGACAGCTACTTCAAGGACCACATCGCGTCCGGCCAGTACGACCTCGCCCTCTACTCCTGGCCCGCGTCGGCCTTCCCGGCCACGGACGCGCGCCCGATCTTCGCCAAGCCGGTACCGGCCGCGGACGGTTCGCTCAACGTCGAGCAGAACTACACGCGGGTCGGCACGGACCACATCGACCAGCTCTTCGACCAGGCGCTGGGTGAGCTGGACGAGGACGAGAACCGCGCCCTGGTCAGGAAGGCCGACGCCCGCATCTGGGCCGAGGCGGGCTCCATCCCCCTCTATCAGCGCCCCCAGCTGGTGGCGGCTCGCCCGAACCTGGCGAACGCCGGAGCCTTCGGCTTCCAGTCCCCGCACTACGAGGACATCGGCTTCCTGAAGCCGGGCGCGAAGCCGTCGGGCAAGCCCGAGGAGAAGTGA
- the typA gene encoding translational GTPase TypA, with product MPTRHDIRNVAIVAHVDHGKTTLVDAMLKQAGSFAAHAAESLDDRMMDSNDLEREKGITILAKNTAVKYHPKDGGDVITINIIDTPGHADFGGEVERGLSMVDAVVLLVDASEGPLPQTRFVLRKALAARMPVILCINKTDRPDSRIAEVVDETYDLFLDLDADEDQIEFPIVYACARDGVASLTKPEDGTVPADSENLEPFFSTILQHVPAPEFDEAAPLQAHVTNLDADNFLGRIALCRVEQGELKKGQTVTWIKRDGTMSNVRITELMMTEALTRKPAEKAGPGDICAIAGIPEIMIGETLADPENPIALPLITVDEPAISMTIGTNTSPLVGKGGKGHKVTARQVKDRLDKELIGNVSLRVLDTERPDAWEVQGRGELALAILVEQMRREGFELTVGKPEVVTKQIDGKTYEPIERMTIDSPEEHLGAITQLMATRKGRMETMTNHGSGWIRMEWIVPSRGLIGFRTEFLTQTRGTGIAHSIFEGHEPWFGELRTRHNGSLVADRSGSVTPFAMVNLQERGVIFTEAGTEVYEGMIVGENSRADDMDVNITKEKKLTNMRAASADTTENVVPARKLSLEQSLEFCRDDECIEVTPETVRIRKVVLDQKQRGRTASRAKHG from the coding sequence ATGCCCACGCGCCATGACATTCGTAATGTTGCCATCGTCGCCCACGTCGACCACGGCAAGACCACGCTGGTCGACGCCATGCTCAAGCAGGCCGGCTCCTTCGCCGCGCACGCAGCCGAGTCGCTCGACGACCGCATGATGGACTCGAACGACCTGGAGCGTGAGAAGGGCATCACGATCCTGGCCAAGAACACGGCCGTCAAGTACCACCCCAAGGATGGCGGCGACGTCATCACCATCAACATCATCGACACCCCCGGCCACGCCGACTTCGGTGGTGAGGTCGAGCGCGGCCTGTCGATGGTGGACGCGGTCGTCCTGCTGGTCGACGCCTCCGAGGGTCCGCTTCCGCAGACCCGCTTCGTGCTGCGCAAGGCCCTCGCCGCGCGCATGCCGGTGATCCTCTGCATCAACAAGACGGACCGCCCGGACTCGCGCATCGCCGAGGTCGTCGACGAGACGTACGACCTGTTCCTCGACCTGGACGCCGACGAGGACCAGATCGAGTTCCCGATCGTCTACGCCTGCGCCCGTGACGGCGTCGCCTCGCTGACCAAGCCGGAGGACGGCACCGTCCCGGCCGACAGCGAGAACCTGGAGCCGTTCTTCTCGACGATCCTGCAGCACGTCCCCGCTCCGGAGTTCGACGAGGCCGCCCCCCTGCAGGCGCACGTCACCAACCTCGACGCCGACAACTTCCTCGGCCGTATCGCGCTGTGCCGTGTCGAGCAGGGCGAGCTGAAGAAGGGCCAGACCGTCACGTGGATCAAGCGTGACGGCACGATGTCCAACGTCCGCATCACCGAGCTGATGATGACGGAGGCGCTGACGCGCAAGCCGGCCGAGAAGGCGGGCCCCGGTGACATCTGCGCCATCGCCGGTATCCCGGAGATCATGATCGGTGAGACCCTCGCCGACCCCGAGAACCCGATCGCGCTCCCGCTGATCACGGTCGACGAGCCCGCGATCTCCATGACCATCGGTACGAACACCTCGCCGCTCGTCGGCAAGGGCGGCAAGGGCCACAAGGTCACCGCCCGTCAGGTGAAGGACCGTCTGGACAAGGAGCTCATCGGTAACGTGAGCCTCCGGGTTCTCGACACCGAGCGCCCGGACGCCTGGGAGGTCCAGGGCCGTGGTGAGCTCGCGCTCGCCATCCTGGTCGAGCAGATGCGCCGCGAGGGCTTCGAGCTCACCGTCGGCAAGCCCGAGGTCGTCACCAAGCAGATCGACGGCAAGACGTACGAGCCGATCGAGCGCATGACCATCGACTCGCCCGAGGAGCACCTCGGCGCCATCACGCAGCTGATGGCGACCCGCAAGGGCCGCATGGAGACGATGACCAACCACGGCTCCGGCTGGATCCGCATGGAGTGGATCGTTCCGTCGCGTGGCCTCATCGGCTTCCGTACGGAGTTCCTGACCCAGACCCGCGGCACCGGCATCGCGCACTCCATCTTCGAGGGCCACGAGCCGTGGTTCGGCGAGCTGCGCACCCGTCACAACGGCTCGCTGGTCGCGGACCGTTCGGGTTCGGTCACGCCGTTCGCGATGGTCAACCTCCAGGAGCGCGGTGTCATCTTCACCGAGGCCGGCACCGAGGTGTACGAGGGCATGATCGTCGGTGAGAACTCGCGCGCCGACGACATGGACGTGAACATCACCAAGGAGAAGAAGCTCACCAACATGCGTGCGGCTTCCGCGGACACGACCGAGAACGTCGTGCCCGCCCGCAAGCTCTCGCTCGAGCAGTCCCTGGAGTTCTGCCGCGACGACGAGTGCATCGAGGTGACCCCGGAGACCGTGCGCATCCGCAAGGTCGTCCTGGACCAGAAGCAGCGCGGACGCACGGCGTCGCGCGCCAAGCACGGCTAA